Proteins encoded within one genomic window of Calonectris borealis chromosome 1, bCalBor7.hap1.2, whole genome shotgun sequence:
- the KCNE2 gene encoding potassium voltage-gated channel subfamily E member 2: MAEMRNFTWAVEDIFKETFLTYMNGWRKNMTEAADKLQAKVDAENFDYVILYLMVMIGMFSFIIVAILVSTVKSKRREHSNDPYHQYIVEDWGEKYKSQVLNREDLKCVIHENLGAKDKTSPGSP, encoded by the coding sequence ATGGCTGAAATGCGAAACTTCACTTGGGCGGTGGAAGATATTTTCAAGGAAACCTTTCTCACTTACATGAATGGCTGGAGGAAAAACATGACGGAAGCAGCAGATAAATTGCAAGCCAAGGTTGACGCTGAAAACTTTGACTATGTTATCCTTTATTTGATGGTGATGATTGGGATGTTCTCCTTCATCATTGTGGCGATCTTGGTGAGTACTGTGAAATCAAAAAGGCGAGAGCACTCCAACGACCCCTATCATCAGTACATCGTTGAGGACTGGGGCGAGAAGTATAAAAGCCAGGTTCTGAATCGAGAAGACCTCAAGTGTGTGATCCATGAAAACTTGGGCGCAAAGGACAAAACAAGCCCTGGATCACCTTGA
- the C1H21orf140 gene encoding uncharacterized protein C21orf140 homolog — MQRFANLLLKHIIHRGCFDAASKRQCLQYLRALRTLQLNGFNTIFLGETDIPESLITGEEIAKEASPRWPVWTLVHAGSSQGWVPWKYKLLLRGDLPIHQQNGIFQELCDSLTTSYGKCVIVTMDKTQPMQVGAKDGKELEMGTLPPVPPAIYMSSIECCPEVARANGHELLVVPSSYNYLYPMDVAWSSLKWFIINNRKDFALRSIERTHSYRRILFSDLIVEGIEKMTPNKWKVAINRVKRWENYYLDILS; from the coding sequence ATGCAGCGCTTCGCAAATCTGCTTCTGAAGCACATAATTCACAGGGGTTGCTTTGACGCTGCTTCAAAGAGGCAGTGCCTGCAGTATTTAAGAGCTCTGAGGACACTGCAGCTTAACGGATTCAACACCATTTTTTTAGGGGAAACAGATATTCCAGAAAGTCTTATAACAGGAGAAGAAATAGCCAAGGAGGCCAGCCCACGCTGGCCAGTATGGACACTTGTTCACGCTGGCAGCAGCCAAGGGTGGGTGCCCTGGAAGTACAAGCTGCTATTAAGAGGTGATCTGCCCATCCATCAGCAGAACGGTATCTTTCAGGAGTTGTGTGATTCTCTGACCACCTCCTATGGGAAGTGTGTAATTGTGACGATGGATAAAACGCAGCCGATGCAGGTGGGGGCAAAAGATGGCAAGGAGCTGGAGATGGGAACTCTGCCGCCAGTCCCACCAGCAATCTACATGTCCAGCATTGAGTGTTGCCCTGAAGTTGCTAGAGCAAATGGCCATGAGCTTCTTGTTGTGCCTTCGTCTTACAACTATCTCTATCCTATGGATGTTGCCTGGTCTTCTTTGAAATGGTTTATTATAAACAACAGGAAGGACTTTGCCCTGAGGTCTATTGAGAGGACCCACTCCTATAGGCGTATCCTCTTCAGTGACTTGATTGTTGAAGGAATAGAGAAGATGACCCCAAACAAATGGAAGGTAGCAATTAACAGAGTGAAGAGATGGGAGAACTACTACCTTGACATACTTTCTTAA
- the SMIM11 gene encoding small integral membrane protein 11, which produces MVAFNWKALENFPLLMYILAAKTLILCLAFAGVKMYQSKKIEEKLKREREEKFKTEVEKKDD; this is translated from the exons atggtggcatTTAACTGGAAG GCTTTGGAGAATTTCCCATTGCTGATGTACATTTTGGCAGCTAAAACATTGATTCTTTGCTTAGCCTTTGCTGGAGTAAAAATGTACCAGagcaaaaaaattgaagaaaaactgaagaggGAACGtgaagagaaatttaaaacagaagtagAGAAGAAGGATGATTGA